The window TAATTATACCAACTGAAGTCCTTTTCCCTTCTTTTGATTTACTAGATTTCATATTATTGGAAATGAAGGAAAAACATTTATGACTTTTGTATCTAAGATTTTAGCTGGGTTAGGCAGGATTCATCATGATTTTGATTGTTAAAAATAAGCGCGTAGTTCGATTTCTTTTGACATGGGGACAAGCTATGCTGTAACCAGATCAGATTCAACAAAATTGAACCACCTAGTTGAATCTCGATAAAGGCAAAACTGGTGAAAACCAGTGACGCAAAGCTACAGGGACTAAGGGCATTCGCCTATGTCAGCCAGTTACCGAAAGATTTAGGGTGAAGTATGTACGTATAACCCCCTTTCGGTAAAGGCAGGGTTATTTTTTTATGGGAAAGGAGGGAGAAAGATGCTTCTCTATGGGGAAGATCGTTCAATAGTTGTAAAGAAAGTTCGCACTGCATATGATTTTATTCATCGTTTAAAAGGCCTAATGCTTGATCGAGATCTCCCAGAAGATGAGGCTCTACATATTCGACCTTGCCGATCGGTTCATACCTGTTTCATGCGTTTTCCAATCGATGTGGTTTATGTGGATGACAACCTACGAATTATCGCGATCGAGGAACACATGGGACCTTTTAGGTTTGGGCGCTCACGGTCTGACGCAACTTCGGTCTTTGAATTCCAAGCTGGTATCGTTCAAAAAAAAGAACTTGCTGTTGGACAAACGTTACAATTCCAAAAATGAAAAGGGAGATGAAAGGAATGGAAATGTTGAAAAGATTGTTTGTTGAAGAAGAAGGTCAAGGAATGACTGAGTACGGTATCGTGTTGGGTGTTATTGCTGTTGCGGTTGTAGGGATTTTGGTTGCCCTTAGAGGACAGATTGTTACATTATTCCAAAACGCGCAAGACGCAATTTCAACAGCTGTATCAGGAGATAGTTCAACAACAACTACTCCGTGAACAGATTTAGCACCAGG of the Bacillaceae bacterium S4-13-56 genome contains:
- a CDS encoding DUF192 domain-containing protein produces the protein MLLYGEDRSIVVKKVRTAYDFIHRLKGLMLDRDLPEDEALHIRPCRSVHTCFMRFPIDVVYVDDNLRIIAIEEHMGPFRFGRSRSDATSVFEFQAGIVQKKELAVGQTLQFQK
- a CDS encoding Flp family type IVb pilin, yielding MEMLKRLFVEEEGQGMTEYGIVLGVIAVAVVGILVALRGQIVTLFQNAQDAISTAVSGDSSTTTTP